A DNA window from Canis lupus dingo isolate Sandy chromosome 2, ASM325472v2, whole genome shotgun sequence contains the following coding sequences:
- the COMMD3 gene encoding COMM domain-containing protein 3 isoform X1 encodes MELSEYVQKGFQMLADPGSFDSNAFTLLLRAAFQSLLDAQADEAVLDHPDLKHIDPVVLKHCHTAAATYILEAGKQRADKSTLSTYLEDCKFDRERIELFCTEYQNNKNTLEILLGSIGRSLPHITDVSWRLEYQIKTNQLHKMYRPAYLVTLNVENTDSRSHPEISFSCNMEQLQDLVGKLKDASKSLERATQL; translated from the exons ATGGAGCTCTCGGAGTATGTGCAGAAAGGCTTCCAGATGCTGGCCGATCCTGGCTCCTTCGACTCCAACGCCTTCACGCTTCTCCTCCGGGCGGCTTTCCAGAGCCTGCTGGACGCCCAGGCGGACGAGGCCGTGTTAG atcaCCCAGACTTGAAACATATCGATCCTGTGGTTTTAAAACATTGTCACACAGCAGCTGCAACCTACATACTAGAGGCGGGAAAGCAAAGAGCTGACAAATCAACTCTAAG CACTTATCTAGAAGACTGTAAATTTGATAGAGAGCGAATAGAACTGTTTTGCACGGAATATCAG aatAATAAGAATACCCTAGAAATCCTACTGGGAAG TATAGGCAGATCTCTTCCACATATAACTGATGTTTCTTGGCGTTTGGAATATCAGATAAAG ACCAATCAACTTCATAAGATGTACAGACCTGCATATTTGGTGACCTTAAATGTAGAG aACACTGATTCCCGATCCCACCCAGAGATTAGTTTTAGTTGCAACATGGAACAATTACAG GACTTAGTGGGGAAACTTAAAGATGCTTCGAAAAGTCTGGAAAGAGCAACTCAGTTGTAA
- the COMMD3 gene encoding COMM domain-containing protein 3 isoform X3, with translation MELSEYVQKGFQMLADPGSFDSNAFTLLLRAAFQSLLDAQADEAVLDHPDLKHIDPVVLKHCHTAAATYILEAGKQRADKSTLSIGRSLPHITDVSWRLEYQIKTNQLHKMYRPAYLVTLNVENTDSRSHPEISFSCNMEQLQDLVGKLKDASKSLERATQL, from the exons ATGGAGCTCTCGGAGTATGTGCAGAAAGGCTTCCAGATGCTGGCCGATCCTGGCTCCTTCGACTCCAACGCCTTCACGCTTCTCCTCCGGGCGGCTTTCCAGAGCCTGCTGGACGCCCAGGCGGACGAGGCCGTGTTAG atcaCCCAGACTTGAAACATATCGATCCTGTGGTTTTAAAACATTGTCACACAGCAGCTGCAACCTACATACTAGAGGCGGGAAAGCAAAGAGCTGACAAATCAACTCTAAG TATAGGCAGATCTCTTCCACATATAACTGATGTTTCTTGGCGTTTGGAATATCAGATAAAG ACCAATCAACTTCATAAGATGTACAGACCTGCATATTTGGTGACCTTAAATGTAGAG aACACTGATTCCCGATCCCACCCAGAGATTAGTTTTAGTTGCAACATGGAACAATTACAG GACTTAGTGGGGAAACTTAAAGATGCTTCGAAAAGTCTGGAAAGAGCAACTCAGTTGTAA
- the COMMD3 gene encoding COMM domain-containing protein 3 isoform X2: protein MELSEYVQKGFQMLADPGSFDSNAFTLLLRAAFQSLLDAQADEAVLDHPDLKHIDPVVLKHCHTAAATYILEAGKQRADKSTLRCVFFLSPPPPLQNNKNTLEILLGSIGRSLPHITDVSWRLEYQIKTNQLHKMYRPAYLVTLNVENTDSRSHPEISFSCNMEQLQDLVGKLKDASKSLERATQL from the exons ATGGAGCTCTCGGAGTATGTGCAGAAAGGCTTCCAGATGCTGGCCGATCCTGGCTCCTTCGACTCCAACGCCTTCACGCTTCTCCTCCGGGCGGCTTTCCAGAGCCTGCTGGACGCCCAGGCGGACGAGGCCGTGTTAG atcaCCCAGACTTGAAACATATCGATCCTGTGGTTTTAAAACATTGTCACACAGCAGCTGCAACCTACATACTAGAGGCGGGAAAGCAAAGAGCTGACAAATCAACTCTAAG atgtgttttctttctttctcccccccctcccctccagaatAATAAGAATACCCTAGAAATCCTACTGGGAAG TATAGGCAGATCTCTTCCACATATAACTGATGTTTCTTGGCGTTTGGAATATCAGATAAAG ACCAATCAACTTCATAAGATGTACAGACCTGCATATTTGGTGACCTTAAATGTAGAG aACACTGATTCCCGATCCCACCCAGAGATTAGTTTTAGTTGCAACATGGAACAATTACAG GACTTAGTGGGGAAACTTAAAGATGCTTCGAAAAGTCTGGAAAGAGCAACTCAGTTGTAA